A single Montipora foliosa isolate CH-2021 chromosome 7, ASM3666993v2, whole genome shotgun sequence DNA region contains:
- the LOC138009804 gene encoding LOW QUALITY PROTEIN: uncharacterized protein (The sequence of the model RefSeq protein was modified relative to this genomic sequence to represent the inferred CDS: substituted 3 bases at 3 genomic stop codons), protein MRDDLTCILDEDLSSHCLCALHCEMRNTEQILKSVGLLAYEISSLPECNAELARYGPDNFYGDRITVKVKSEQKTAVGRNNIKFASCSGSTERQILNDIEDIVDKSRPCKKLEAHFKDAEAAKLCILNKITFCEARQRYYSEMLESGIYVRDFGTRLEEIQLARSDVAQEIERQNTFWREKGKEIENEFKKLYKPQPAPKLKKKGKTKQMLNERNKELNAYAAALTKEXKXRXAFKTIYSFLSFVCSMWKEIPEIIRDREFSEDEQHLIDIFDIQCKEWGFVLLELFGTSLGTGDYGHLTVEHVPMLFRIHTTVRDLSNQGFESGHKLQRQLYSRATSHEASGKISSSDQIISHWYLELLLGMRLSFRQACRCIISAEGIALHTNDFTTFDPPVFLRQTKGSP, encoded by the exons AAAAGTGTGGGACTTCTGGCCTATGAAATAAGCTCCCTGCCGGAGTGCAATGCAGAACTTGCCAGATATGGCCCTGACAACTTTTATGGGGATCGAATCACTGTAAAGGTCAAATCTGAACAGAAAACAGCTGTTGGGAGAAATAATATCAAGTTTGCCTCTTGTTCAG gaagcaCAGAACGCCAAATCTTAAATGACATTGAGGATATAGTGGATAAATCTCGGCCATGTAAAAAGCTCGAAGCTCACTTTAAAGATGCTGAAGCTGCCAAACTGTGCATCCTTAACAAAATAACTTTTTGCGAGGCACGGCAAAGG TACTATAGTGAGATGTTGGAGAGTGGGATTTATGTCAGAGATTTCGGAACGAGACTTGAAGAAATTCAATTGGCTAGATCAG ATGTTGCACAGGAGATTGAAAGACAAAACACATTTTGGCGTGAAAAGGGAAAAGAGATTGAAAATGAATTCAAAAAGCTGTACAAACCCCAGCCTGCTccaaaactgaaaaagaaagggaagacAAAGCAGATGTTGAATGAGAGAAATAAAGAGCTCAATGCCTATGCAGCTGCTCTCACAAAGGAATAAAAATGAAGATGAGCCTTCAAGACCATCtattcatttctttccttt GTGTGCTCTATGTGGAAAGAAATACCTGAAATCATAAGAGACCGGGAATTTAGTGAAGATGAACAACATCTCATTGACATATTTGATATACAG TGCAAAGAATGGGGTTTTGTTCTCTTGGAACTGTTTGGCACTAGTCTTGGGACTGGTGATTACGGCCATTTGACAGTAGAACATGTCCCAATGTTATTCAGAATCCATACAACAGTACGAGACCTCTCAAATCAAGGATTTGAATCTGGACATAAACTGCAAAGACAACTGTATTCAAGAGCAACCTCTCATGAAGCATCAGGCAAGATTTCCTCAT CTGACCAAATTATTTCCCACTGGTACCTTGAGTTGCTTCTGGGTATGAGGCTTTCCTTTAGACAGGCTTGCCGATGCATCATTTCAG CTGAGGGAATAGCACTGCACACTAATGACTTCACAACATTTGATCCCCCAGTGTTCCTCAGACAAACAAAGGGCTCTCCGTGA
- the LOC138009805 gene encoding aurora kinase B-like: MKALIKEIQMCGASNLSERNRCKQEVLPEGKMLRMLGEHPNLPFFFGVVTQRAPCALVMQFHGTGEESITLHKVVKERIFNKQLTAEVFTEIAQALRHIHAREIVHNDLKANNVIIQQQGEHYRSIIIDFGKSEEIVKLKAYKRSADYLAPEVMEGKKQSPASDIFSFRKMLQLSVSRRSFFRLFTEIIVIVTSHHAEDRPSANDIVSTLNSEG; encoded by the coding sequence ATGAAGGCACTAATCAAGGAAATTCAAATGTGTGGCGCTTCAAATTTAAGTGAAAGAAATAGATGCAAGCAAGAGGTGCTGCCCGAGGGAAAAATGCTGCGCATGCTAGGAGAGCACCCCAACCTGCcgtttttttttggtgttgtAACACAGAGAGCTCCTTGCGCCCTTGTAATGCAGTTCCATGGGACAGGGGAAGAGAGTATTACCCTCCACAAAGTGGTAAAGGAAAGAATTTTTAATAAGCAGTTAACGGCTGAAGTGTTTACTGAAATTGCTCAAGCTCTTAGACACATTCACGCCAGGGAAATTGTGCACAATGATTTAAAGGCGAACAATGTTATTATTCAGCAACAAGGTGAACATTATCGTTCCATAATTATCGACTTCGGAAAGAGTGAGGAGATCGTGAAATTGAAAGCGTACAAGAGAAGTGCAGATTACCTGGCACCAGAAGTAATGGAAGGAAAAAAGCAAAGCCCAGCGAGCGATATTTTCTCATTCAGAAAGATGTTACAGTTGTCTGTTTCCAGAAGAAGTTTTTTTCGTCTATTCACTGAAATAATTGTCATCGTGACTTCCCACCATGCCGAGGACAGGCCCTCCGCAAATGACATTGTTTCAACTCTGAACTCTGAAGGATAA